Proteins encoded within one genomic window of Thermus oshimai DSM 12092:
- a CDS encoding MFS transporter — protein MAFVKGGERTFYLGALMGLVAFSIDVILPALKAAMAHYGVPEAQGGLLVSLYFLGFALGQFLFGPLADAFGRRPVLMGALLGFLLAGSLTLFAPTFSLLLWARVFQGFFGAAFRVVATAAIRDLYRGEAMARRLSQALFVLLLAPVLAPSLGVALLPLGFRAPFAFPVLLALLVLLWGALRFGETLPEERRRPLALGTLWEGLLLVLGDRRALLYTLALGALFGVLYAYLSAAPLLYGRLGLSGLGFALAFGGTGLLQALANLLNGRTVEGLGLARSLRLSLLALLLALAFLPLTALFPSALGLWLHLSLVLFLVTLAFPNAQARALEGLGRVAGLAASFTGFFSTLLASLLATGVGQASRGEPVPFALGLLLLGLLAFLAQRGAEA, from the coding sequence ATGGCCTTCGTGAAGGGAGGGGAACGCACCTTCTACCTCGGGGCCCTCATGGGCCTGGTGGCCTTCAGCATAGACGTGATCCTGCCGGCCCTTAAGGCCGCCATGGCCCACTACGGGGTCCCTGAGGCCCAGGGGGGGCTGCTCGTGAGCCTCTACTTCCTGGGCTTCGCCTTAGGCCAGTTCCTCTTTGGTCCCCTGGCGGATGCCTTTGGAAGGCGGCCGGTGCTCATGGGGGCCCTTTTGGGCTTTCTCCTTGCGGGAAGCCTTACCCTGTTCGCCCCCACCTTTTCCCTCCTCCTTTGGGCCCGGGTCTTCCAGGGGTTCTTCGGGGCGGCCTTCCGGGTGGTGGCCACCGCGGCCATCCGCGACCTCTACCGGGGGGAGGCCATGGCGAGACGGCTTTCCCAGGCCCTCTTCGTCCTCCTCCTGGCCCCCGTCCTGGCCCCGAGCCTAGGGGTGGCCCTCCTCCCCTTGGGCTTCCGCGCGCCCTTTGCCTTTCCTGTGCTCCTCGCCCTCCTCGTCCTCCTTTGGGGGGCTTTGCGCTTTGGAGAGACCCTCCCCGAGGAAAGGCGGAGGCCCCTGGCCCTGGGGACCCTTTGGGAAGGGCTTCTTCTTGTGCTAGGGGACCGGCGGGCCCTCCTCTACACCCTGGCCCTGGGGGCCCTTTTTGGGGTGCTCTACGCCTACCTGAGCGCCGCGCCCCTCCTTTACGGGCGGCTTGGGCTTTCGGGGCTTGGTTTCGCCCTGGCCTTTGGGGGCACGGGCCTCCTCCAGGCCCTGGCCAACCTCCTAAACGGGCGCACGGTGGAGGGGCTAGGCCTTGCCCGAAGCCTCCGCTTAAGCCTCCTCGCCCTCCTCCTGGCCTTGGCCTTTCTTCCCCTCACCGCCCTTTTCCCCAGCGCCCTGGGGCTTTGGCTCCACCTCTCCCTGGTCCTCTTCCTGGTGACCCTGGCCTTCCCCAACGCCCAGGCCCGGGCCCTCGAGGGCCTTGGGCGGGTGGCGGGCCTGGCGGCGAGCTTCACGGGGTTTTTCTCCACCCTTCTCGCGAGCCTTCTAGCCACGGGGGTGGGGCAGGCCTCGAGGGGGGAGCCCGTGCCCTTCGCCTTGGGCCTTCTCCTTTTGGGCCTCCTCGCCTTCCTGGCCCAACGGGGGGCGGAGGCCTAG
- a CDS encoding ABC transporter ATP-binding protein, which produces MLALSLKKAFPGFRLEAHLEAAEGEVLALLGPSGSGKSTLLKLIAGLLPPDEGFVRFRGEDLTPLPPERRKVGFLFQDYALFPHLSVAENIAFGLVEARWPKGERERRVAELLERMELTPHAQKKPGALSGGEQQRVALARALAPRPRLLLLDEPLGALDRRLREELLLFLRRTLREEGVTALLVTHDQEEAFLLAHRLAILKAGRVVQVGRPEEVYGRPKDAWTARFLGHKNLLSPEESEALGLPPRPHLLPPRALRPGGELTGVVEERLFFGGRVGLWVRVRGVRLYLEAPEGPAEGAPIPLALDLGLALPLEEG; this is translated from the coding sequence GTGCTGGCGCTTAGCCTTAAGAAGGCCTTTCCCGGCTTCCGCCTCGAGGCCCACCTGGAGGCGGCGGAAGGGGAGGTCCTGGCCCTTTTGGGCCCATCGGGAAGCGGGAAGAGCACCCTCCTAAAGCTCATCGCCGGGCTCCTCCCCCCGGACGAGGGCTTCGTGCGCTTTAGGGGGGAGGACCTCACCCCCCTCCCCCCCGAGCGGCGCAAGGTGGGCTTCCTCTTCCAGGACTACGCCCTCTTCCCCCACCTCAGCGTGGCGGAGAACATTGCTTTCGGCCTGGTGGAGGCCCGCTGGCCCAAGGGGGAGCGGGAGAGGCGGGTGGCGGAGCTTTTGGAGAGGATGGAGCTCACCCCCCACGCCCAAAAGAAGCCCGGGGCCCTTTCCGGGGGGGAGCAGCAGCGGGTGGCCCTGGCCCGGGCCCTGGCCCCCCGCCCCAGGCTCCTCCTCCTGGACGAGCCCCTGGGGGCCCTGGACCGGAGGCTCAGGGAGGAGCTCCTCCTCTTCCTCCGGAGGACCCTCCGGGAGGAAGGGGTCACCGCCTTGCTGGTGACCCACGACCAGGAGGAGGCCTTCCTCCTGGCCCACCGCCTGGCCATCCTAAAGGCCGGGCGGGTGGTGCAGGTGGGGCGGCCCGAGGAGGTCTACGGAAGGCCAAAGGATGCCTGGACCGCCCGCTTCCTGGGCCACAAAAACCTCCTCTCCCCCGAGGAAAGCGAGGCCTTAGGCCTTCCCCCAAGGCCCCACCTCCTCCCTCCGAGGGCGCTGAGACCAGGAGGGGAGCTTACTGGCGTGGTGGAGGAGCGGCTTTTCTTCGGAGGGCGGGTGGGGCTTTGGGTGCGGGTGAGGGGGGTTAGGCTCTACCTCGAGGCCCCCGAGGGCCCGGCGGAGGGGGCCCCCATTCCCCTGGCGCTGGACCTTGGGCTGGCCCTGCCCCTGGAGGAAGGATGA
- the guaB gene encoding IMP dehydrogenase produces the protein MYEGKILYEGLTFDDVLLLPDYSEVLPREVSVRTRLTKRLWLNIPILSAAMDTVTEAEMAIAMAREGGLGVIHKNLPIEAQAAMVRKVKRSEAGMVQDPVTLPPTATLEDAERLMREYRIGGLPVVDLYGKLLGLVTNRDLRFERDLKRPVTEVMTPFERLVTAPPGTTLEEAEELLRRHKVEKLPLVDEAGRLKGLLTLKDIVKRKQYPNAAKDEKGRLLVGAAVGAGRDLPERAAALVEAGVDVLVLDSAHGHSKGILEALLYLKETFGDKVEVIAGNVATREGARALAERGADAVKVGIGPGSICTTRVVTGVGVPQISAILEAVAGVAGLDVPIVADGGIKYTGDVAKALAAGAHTVMLGSMLAGTDEAPGEEVLKDGRRYKLYRGMGSLGAMKQGSADRYFQEAGKGGETEAKKLVPEGIEGMVPYKGPVADVLYQIVGGLRSAMGYVGAPDIETFRQKARFVRMTMAGLIESHPHDVVVIKEAPNYSR, from the coding sequence ATGTACGAGGGGAAGATCCTTTACGAGGGCCTCACCTTTGACGACGTGCTCCTCCTTCCCGACTACTCCGAGGTCCTCCCCCGGGAGGTTTCCGTCAGGACCCGGCTCACCAAACGGCTTTGGCTCAACATCCCCATCCTCTCGGCGGCCATGGACACGGTGACGGAGGCGGAGATGGCCATCGCCATGGCCCGGGAGGGGGGGCTTGGGGTCATCCACAAGAACCTCCCCATCGAGGCCCAGGCGGCCATGGTGCGCAAGGTGAAGCGCTCGGAGGCGGGGATGGTCCAGGACCCGGTGACCCTCCCCCCCACGGCTACCCTGGAGGACGCGGAGAGGCTCATGCGGGAGTACCGCATCGGGGGTCTGCCCGTGGTGGACCTTTACGGGAAGCTTCTGGGCCTGGTCACCAACCGCGACCTGCGCTTTGAGCGGGACCTGAAGCGCCCCGTGACCGAGGTCATGACCCCCTTTGAGCGCCTCGTCACCGCGCCCCCCGGCACCACCCTGGAGGAGGCGGAGGAGCTCCTAAGGCGGCACAAGGTGGAGAAGCTTCCCCTGGTGGACGAGGCGGGGCGGCTGAAGGGCCTCCTCACCCTGAAGGACATCGTGAAGCGCAAGCAGTACCCCAACGCCGCCAAGGACGAGAAGGGCCGCCTCCTGGTGGGGGCCGCGGTGGGGGCGGGCCGGGACTTGCCCGAGCGGGCCGCCGCCTTGGTGGAGGCGGGGGTGGACGTCCTGGTGCTGGACTCCGCCCACGGCCACTCTAAGGGCATCCTGGAGGCCCTCCTCTACCTCAAGGAGACCTTCGGGGACAAGGTGGAGGTCATCGCGGGGAACGTGGCCACCCGGGAGGGGGCGAGGGCCTTGGCGGAAAGGGGGGCGGACGCGGTGAAGGTGGGCATCGGCCCGGGGTCCATCTGCACCACCCGGGTGGTCACCGGGGTGGGGGTGCCCCAGATCTCGGCCATCCTCGAGGCCGTGGCCGGGGTGGCGGGCCTGGACGTGCCCATCGTCGCCGACGGCGGGATCAAGTACACCGGGGATGTGGCCAAGGCCCTGGCCGCGGGGGCCCACACGGTGATGCTGGGGAGCATGCTGGCGGGCACGGACGAGGCCCCCGGGGAGGAGGTCTTGAAGGACGGGCGCCGCTACAAGCTCTACCGGGGCATGGGCTCCTTGGGGGCCATGAAGCAGGGCTCCGCGGACCGCTACTTCCAGGAGGCGGGGAAAGGCGGGGAGACCGAGGCCAAAAAGCTCGTCCCCGAGGGGATTGAGGGCATGGTGCCCTACAAGGGCCCGGTGGCGGATGTCCTCTACCAGATCGTGGGGGGCCTGAGGAGCGCCATGGGCTACGTGGGGGCGCCGGACATAGAGACCTTCCGCCAGAAGGCCCGCTTCGTGCGCATGACCATGGCCGGGCTCATCGAGAGCCACCCCCACGACGTGGTGGTGATCAAGGAAGCCCCCAACTACTCCCGCTAG
- the soxY gene encoding thiosulfate oxidation carrier protein SoxY — protein MNRRGFLKTTGLALGALAVAGFPAKAQALEGEDLANLEKALQEALGKGFKDLTPSSAIKLTMPAIAESGANVPAEVEVNLPSNQIKAVHLFADKNPTPRLVTFMPMKALPYYATRVRLAETTAVRAVVETTDGKLLLASASTRVTVGGCG, from the coding sequence GTGAATAGGCGAGGCTTTCTGAAGACCACCGGCTTGGCCCTCGGGGCCCTGGCCGTAGCCGGCTTCCCGGCCAAGGCCCAGGCCCTGGAGGGCGAGGACCTGGCCAACCTGGAGAAGGCCCTCCAGGAGGCCTTGGGCAAGGGCTTTAAGGACCTGACCCCCTCGAGCGCCATCAAGCTCACCATGCCCGCCATCGCGGAGAGCGGGGCCAACGTGCCCGCGGAGGTGGAGGTGAACCTGCCCTCTAACCAGATCAAGGCGGTGCACCTCTTCGCGGACAAGAACCCCACCCCGAGGCTCGTCACCTTCATGCCCATGAAGGCCCTGCCCTACTACGCCACCCGGGTCCGCCTGGCGGAGACCACGGCGGTGCGGGCGGTGGTGGAGACCACCGACGGCAAGCTCCTTCTGGCCTCGGCCAGCACCCGCGTGACCGTGGGTGGGTGCGGTTAA
- the soxZ gene encoding thiosulfate oxidation carrier complex protein SoxZ, whose product MAIRVIVRLTPAKPKAGEEVKLQAVAQHPNEPGTRRDAEGKLIPAKYINLVEVYFEGEKVSEARPGPSTSANPLYGFKFKAEKPGTFVVRLKDTDGDTGEGSVKLELA is encoded by the coding sequence ATGGCCATCCGTGTGATCGTACGCCTAACGCCCGCCAAGCCCAAGGCGGGGGAGGAAGTGAAGCTCCAGGCGGTGGCCCAGCACCCCAACGAGCCCGGCACCCGTCGGGATGCGGAGGGGAAGCTCATCCCCGCCAAGTACATCAACCTGGTAGAGGTCTACTTTGAGGGGGAAAAGGTCTCGGAGGCCCGCCCCGGCCCCTCCACCAGCGCCAACCCCCTCTACGGCTTCAAGTTCAAGGCGGAGAAGCCGGGCACCTTCGTGGTAAGGCTGAAGGACACCGACGGGGATACGGGCGAGGGTTCCGTCAAGCTGGAGCTGGCGTAG
- the soxA gene encoding sulfur oxidation c-type cytochrome SoxA yields the protein MRVWVWGVFLALMAFAQGTDPREEAKRQKELLLQTAGILPTELVVQQGEELFNRKGPSGKTMAECDFGLGKGVLEGAAARLPRYFLDTGRVEDLDGRIVTCLTRVLGYKPQEVKRQEVVALAFYIASKSTGHRIQVRLLFPEERALYALGEKLFYARSGQRDIGCATCHITYVKRRAGVLPYADVLGEDKSWTHWPAYRYSNDQIWTMQDRIRACYGNIGHPQPNFYSTPILALELFLAYNNNGAVVEEWPAFVR from the coding sequence ATGCGGGTATGGGTTTGGGGCGTTTTTCTGGCCCTCATGGCGTTCGCCCAAGGCACGGACCCGCGGGAGGAGGCCAAACGCCAAAAGGAGCTCCTCCTCCAGACCGCGGGCATCCTGCCCACGGAGCTGGTGGTCCAGCAGGGGGAGGAGCTCTTTAACCGCAAGGGGCCTTCTGGGAAGACCATGGCCGAGTGCGATTTCGGCCTGGGGAAGGGGGTGCTGGAGGGAGCGGCCGCCCGGCTTCCCCGCTACTTCCTGGATACGGGCCGGGTGGAGGACCTGGACGGCCGCATCGTGACCTGCCTGACCAGGGTCCTGGGCTACAAACCCCAGGAGGTGAAGCGGCAGGAGGTGGTGGCCCTGGCCTTTTACATCGCCAGCAAGTCCACCGGGCACAGGATCCAGGTGCGCCTCCTCTTCCCGGAAGAGAGGGCCCTTTACGCCTTGGGGGAAAAGCTCTTCTACGCCCGAAGCGGCCAGCGGGACATCGGTTGCGCCACCTGCCATATAACCTACGTCAAGCGCCGGGCGGGGGTCCTGCCCTACGCGGACGTCCTGGGGGAGGACAAGTCCTGGACCCACTGGCCCGCCTACCGCTACTCCAACGACCAGATCTGGACCATGCAGGACCGCATCCGGGCCTGCTACGGCAACATCGGCCACCCGCAGCCCAATTTTTACTCCACGCCCATCCTGGCCCTAGAGCTCTTCCTGGCCTATAACAACAACGGGGCCGTGGTGGAAGAGTGGCCCGCCTTCGTGCGGTAG
- a CDS encoding c-type cytochrome — translation MKRTILGLLVLGSLALAQADGAKLYAQCAGCHQATGQGLPGAFPPLAGHVSEVLNLKGGREYLILVLLNGLQGPIEVKGMKYNGAMPAYGQLKDEEIAALLNHISTAWGDDKKVKGFKPFTADEVKALRSKKLTPQQVLEERKKIGLK, via the coding sequence ATGAAGCGGACCATCTTAGGGCTTCTGGTTTTGGGCAGCCTGGCCTTGGCCCAGGCGGACGGCGCCAAGCTCTACGCCCAGTGCGCGGGGTGCCACCAGGCCACCGGGCAGGGCCTTCCCGGGGCCTTCCCGCCCCTGGCGGGCCACGTGAGCGAGGTCCTGAACCTGAAGGGCGGGCGGGAGTACCTGATCCTGGTCCTCCTCAACGGCCTCCAGGGCCCGATTGAGGTGAAGGGCATGAAGTACAACGGGGCCATGCCCGCCTACGGCCAGCTCAAGGACGAGGAGATCGCCGCCCTGCTCAACCACATCTCCACCGCCTGGGGGGACGACAAGAAGGTCAAGGGCTTCAAGCCCTTCACCGCCGATGAGGTGAAGGCCCTGAGGAGCAAGAAGCTTACCCCCCAGCAGGTGCTGGAGGAGCGCAAGAAGATCGGCCTGAAGTAA
- a CDS encoding SoxW family protein, with the protein MRRYGVAVLLMVLLGWVQGAQTDFSRWYPYGEALALAQAHGRVVMVYFHSPHCPYCDQMNTFVLSDPRVASLLESRFVVASVSTETPEGQDLARRHRVPGNPTFVFLVPKGGAWEEVGRLFGSRPRAQFLEELRRMCAKGGACE; encoded by the coding sequence ATGCGCCGTTACGGGGTGGCGGTTCTCCTGATGGTCCTCTTGGGGTGGGTGCAGGGCGCCCAGACCGATTTCTCCCGCTGGTATCCCTACGGCGAGGCCCTGGCCTTGGCCCAGGCCCACGGCCGGGTGGTGATGGTGTACTTCCACAGCCCCCACTGCCCTTACTGCGACCAGATGAACACCTTCGTCCTCTCCGACCCCAGGGTGGCCAGCCTCCTGGAGAGCCGCTTCGTGGTGGCCTCCGTATCCACGGAAACCCCGGAGGGCCAGGACCTGGCCCGGCGCCACCGGGTGCCGGGCAACCCTACCTTTGTCTTCCTCGTCCCCAAAGGGGGGGCGTGGGAAGAGGTGGGCCGGCTTTTTGGCAGCCGGCCCCGGGCGCAGTTTCTGGAGGAGCTGCGCCGGATGTGCGCCAAAGGAGGTGCGTGTGAATAG
- a CDS encoding thiamine diphosphokinase yields the protein MSHFALLLGGPLLVTEALKERLEGFRLLAADSGARHALALGAVPELWLGDMDSSPPWLQRALKAPKEILPRAKDKTDGEALLERALALGAEEVLLLGGIGGRLDHTLAHLNLAFALAQKGLKVELTDGLTRAFPLLPGVHAFPLPPGTPFSLLPYPEATLGVEGARWNLPPTPLKATTLTLENEALGPIRVEVVEGRAVLYLF from the coding sequence ATGAGCCACTTCGCCCTCCTCCTAGGCGGGCCCCTCCTGGTGACGGAGGCCCTGAAGGAGAGGCTTGAGGGCTTCCGCCTTCTGGCCGCGGACTCCGGGGCCCGGCACGCCCTGGCCCTGGGGGCGGTGCCGGAGCTTTGGCTTGGGGACATGGACTCCAGCCCCCCCTGGCTCCAACGGGCCCTGAAAGCCCCCAAGGAGATCCTCCCCCGGGCCAAGGACAAGACGGACGGGGAGGCCCTCCTGGAGCGGGCCCTGGCCCTGGGGGCGGAGGAGGTCCTCCTCCTCGGGGGGATTGGGGGTCGGCTGGACCACACCCTGGCCCACCTGAACCTGGCCTTCGCCCTGGCCCAAAAGGGTTTAAAGGTGGAGCTCACGGACGGGCTTACGCGGGCCTTCCCCCTCCTTCCCGGAGTGCACGCCTTCCCCCTCCCCCCCGGCACCCCCTTCAGCCTCCTCCCCTACCCCGAGGCCACCTTGGGGGTGGAGGGGGCGAGGTGGAACCTCCCTCCCACGCCGCTCAAGGCCACCACCCTCACCCTGGAGAACGAGGCCCTGGGCCCCATCCGGGTGGAGGTGGTGGAGGGGCGGGCGGTCCTTTACCTCTTCTAA